In Drosophila yakuba strain Tai18E2 chromosome 2R, Prin_Dyak_Tai18E2_2.1, whole genome shotgun sequence, a single genomic region encodes these proteins:
- the LOC6529338 gene encoding serine protease inhibitor 42Dd, giving the protein MPSECVFLIIWLIPMASGGTTAPSLSASPIVFARNLFRALNDEVPPVNMMVSPAAARSAMTLVFMGAGGKSADELRSKLILGVSNKSEVAKQHAESWSDECSCAKRGVAMRLVTRLYVNEEEKIRTDFNSMALEFFNAEADSLNYLNPEDSVKKVNKWLEKQTFYTVRNLFTPDVFNPDASVILVNSLFFRAKWDKIFPLQLTKVEDFWINPRQRMELPMMRQIGQFRYGESKKLKSQILQLPFERSNMTMMFILPTAIDGLAKLEEKLGQLDMNEVAARSLMKEVDVTIPKFRIESSVDLKVPLQKMGINSVFEAGQANLSGVFEKKSPQRISEARHKVFLNVTEFGCEVAPESDVQPEVLKKNPDRKVFKADRPFVFAIRDKKNVYFVGHFIKP; this is encoded by the exons ATGCCAAGCGAATGCG TATTTCTCATCATCTGGCTGATCCCGATGGCCTCCGGGGGCACTACGGCACCATCGCTGAGTGCCAGTCCCATTGTCTTTGCCCGGAATCTGTTCCGTGCCCTCAACGATGAAGTGCCGCCCGTGAACATGATGGTATCTCCGGCTGCTGCCCGTAGTGCCATGACCTTGGTTTTCATGGGGGCCGGCGGAAAGAGTGCAGATGAGCTGCGCTCCAAATTGATCCTGGGTGTGTCAAATAAGTCCGAAGTCGCCAAACAACATGCGGAGTCCTGGAGCGACGAGTGCTCCTGTGCGAAAAGAGGAGTAGCCATGCGATTGGTCACCCGTTTGTACGTCAATGAAGAGGAAAAAATACGGACTGACTTTAATAGCATGGCCTTGGAGTTCTTCAATGCAGAGGCCGATTCTCTTAACTACTTGAATCCGGAAGATTCTGTCAAAAAAGTTAACAAGTGGCTGGAGAAACAAACGTTTTACACTGTAAGAAATCTGTTTACGCCCGATGTTTTCAATCCCGATGCCAGTGTAATCCTTGTGAACTCCCTGTTCTTTCGAGCCAAATGGGACAAGATATTCCCCCTGCAACTTACCAAGGTCGAAGACTTCTGGATCAATCCTCGCCAGCGGATGGAACTCCCTATGATGAGGCAGATTGGACAGTTCCGCTATGGCGAGTCCAAGAAACTAAAGTCACAGATCCTGCAGTTGCCCTTTGAGAGGTCCAACATGACCATGATGTTTATTTTGCCGACGGCCATCGATGGCTTGGCCAAATTGGAGGAAAAACTTGGTCAACTGGACATGAACGAGGTGGCCGCCAGGAGTCTGATGAAGGAAGTGGATGTGACCATTCCGAAATTCAGGATCGAGAGCTCTGTTGATCTCAAGGTTCCATTACAAAAG ATGGGCATTAATAGTGTTTTTGAGGCTGGACAAGCAAATTTGAGTGGCGTTTTTGAAAAGAAATCACCACAAAGGATTTCGGAAGCCAGACACAAAGTATTTCTGAATGTTACAGAGTTTGGGTGCGAGGTAGCACCAGAATCAG ATGTTCAGCCCGAAGTCCTCAAGAAGAATCCCGATCGCAAGGTCTTCAAGGCCGACCGCCCCTTCGTTTTTGCCATCCGAGACAAGAAAAACGTTTACTTCGTTGGCCATTTCATTAAGCCCTAA
- the LOC6529339 gene encoding general odorant-binding protein 56a, producing the protein MKRVLVLLVVLKIFALSESRFAKININLGLTVADESPKTITEDMIRMCGDQTDISLRELHKLQREDFSEPSESVQCFTHCLYEQMGLMHDGVFVERDFFGLLSDASNPNIWPERQCHAIRGSNKCETAFKIHQCRQQLKQQQQSSLATKEVEVTTIPVESDEP; encoded by the exons ATGAAGCGAGTTCTAGTGTTGCTGGTAGTGCTTAAAATATTCGCTTTAAGCGAG TCGCGATTCGCCAAAATAAACATCAATCTGGGACTAACTGTCGCCGACGAATCACCCAAGACGATCACCGAGGACATGATTCGCATGTGCGGTGATCAAACGGATATTTCCCTCAGGGAGTTGCACAAGCTGCAAAGGGAGGACTTTTCGGAGCCCTCGGAATCGGTCCAGTGTTTCACCCATTGTCTCTACGAGCAAATGGGTCTCATGCACGATGGCGTCTTTGTGGAACGCGACTTCTTTGGCCTTCTATCGGATGCCAGTAATCCCAATATCTGGCCAGAACGCCAGTGCCACGCGATTCGGGGGAGCAACAAATGTGAGACCGCCTTCAAGATTCACCAATGCCGTCAGCAGctgaaacagcagcagcagagctcTTTGGCCACCAAGGAGGTGGAGGTCACCACCATACCAGTCGAATCCGATGAACCTTAG